The genomic stretch AGCAAGACCGCGTGAAGGAGGATCCGATGACCACGACCGCGACGCCTGCCACCGAGGACGCCCTCGCCTCCATGTTCGACGCCGCCGCGGTGCGCGTGCCGCCGTGGGCGGCCGTCGTCGCCGGGCTGGCCTCGGTCCGCCCCGACGGCGTCGGCGCGACGATCGACTGGCTGGTCGCCCACCGCGCCGAGCTCGAGCGCGCCTACGCCGACGGCCAGGCCGCGCCCCTGAAGCTGGCCGAGGTGCCCCCGCAGATGCAGTACCAGCCCGAGCTCGGGTACATGGACTTCGAGCGGCGCGATCACGCGCTGCGGGACCGCCACCTGTTCGCCGACATCGTCGGCCACCGCACGTTCTTCCAGACCGCGGTCTACGCGATGACCGGCCTCGAGCTGACGCCGCGCCACGCCGCGATGCTCGAGCAGCTCGGCAACGTCAACCTGCAGGCCGATCGCCACGCCTGGCCGATGGCGGTCACGCGCCGGATCGCGGCCCGCGGCGGCGGCTACGCCGCGGCGGTCACCGGTGGCACCGCGATGCTCGGCGCGACCGTGCTCGCCGGCGCCGCCGCCGCCGACTGCGCCCGGTTCCTGCGACGGGCGCGCGCGGCCGAGGCCGAGGGCCGCACCGTGGCCGAGCTCGTCGACGACATCGTGGCCCGACGCCAGCGGGTGATGGGCTTCGGCCGGCCGATCGTCGGCCCCGACGAGCGCGTGCCGGTGATGGAGCAGGTGCTGCGCCAGTACGGCCGCGATCAGCTCCCGTACGTGACGCTGCTCCGGGCCGCCGACGAGGCGTTCTTCGCGGCCAAGGGTCTGCGCAGCACCTCGGCGGCCTGGGCCGCGGCGGTGCTCAGCGACTTCGGCCTGCACCCCGAGGCGGTCCAGGCGGTCTCGAACTTCTGGGTGTCGGTCACGGTCTACGCCCAGGCGGTCTACGGCGGCGAGCGCGGCCTGACCGACGCCGGCGCGTAGCCCCCGGAGGCGGAGCCGGAGCCGGAGCCGGAGCCGGACCCGGAGCCGGAACCGGAACCGGAACCGGAGCCGGACCCGGAGCCGGATCCGGACCCGGAGCCGGACCCGGAGCCGGAGCCGGAGCCGGACCCGGAGCCGGAGCCGGACCCGGAGCCGGACCCGGAGCCGGACCCGGAGCCGGAGCCGGACCCGGAGCCGGAGCCGGACCCGGAGCCGGAGCCGGAGCCGGACCCGGAGCCCGGCCGCCGACTCCCTCCCCGATCAGCGCAGGAACGTCAGGTCGAGCACGCGCACCCAGATGTTCGACGAGGCGTGGACCGCGACCGAGCCGGCGATCGAGCCGGTCGCCGACCGGATCCACCCGAACAGGAGGCCCGGGAAGAACGTCGCCAGCGCGCGCGGGTCGCCGGCCTTGGGCAGGTGGATGACCGCGAACAGGAGCGACGACAGCACCAGGGCCCAGCCGACGCCGCCCCCGAGGAACCGGTAGCGCGGCGGCCACCGGCGCTCGAGCAGCCCCAGCAAGCACCCGCGGAAGAGCAGCTCCTCGGGCAGCGCCACGACCACGACCTGCACCGCGCAGAACTCGGCGAGCGCGCCGAGCTGGCGCGGCCAGTGCGGCGCGAACCCGTGCCAGCCGCGGCACGTGCCGGGGGGCGCCAGCTCGCGCAGGTCGCGGGTCGAGCAGACCGTGTCGTAGAAGGCGACGTACCCGGCGGCGAACAGCGGCAGGATGATCGCCAGCGCGACGCCGGCGTAGAGCACGTTCTTGCCGACCGGCGCGGTCGCGAAGCCGTAGTCGAGCAGGTCCTCGCGCCGCCGGGCCGCCACCACCACCGGCGCGTAGAGCAGCGTCACCGCCACCAGCGCGCTGCCGAGGTGGCCGATCAGCGGCAGGGTCACGTCGATCCGCACCACCGACGCCACCAGCACCGCCACCACCAGCCAGGTCAGCAGCGCGTCGCGGCCGGCCCGCCGGTCCTCGGGGCTGATCAACCCGGGCGCCGACGGCGGCTGGCCCGGCGCCGCGGTCACCACACGGTCACCAGACGAACGCGATCGACGACTGGAACGTGAACGAGCTGTCGGCGTTGGTCAGCTGCTTCTTGAGCGCCTCGCCGAACCGCAGGTAGCCCGCCTCGAGCGACACCCGCATGTTGCCGGCGAACGAGGCCTTGGCCGCGACGTCGATCTCGGTGCCCAGGTACTTCGACGAGGTCTCGTCCGCGGCGCACTCGCCGTTGGGCCCCGAGCAGGCCCGGAACAGCGCGGTGCCGGCCGTGGCCAGGGTGTCGACCCACGCCATCAGCACGCCGGCGGTGAGCTCGGTGTTGGCGACCGGGGTCGGGCGCCAGCGGGCCTTCGGGAAGACGTAGTTGGCGTTGATGACGCCGCCGTTGGACATCAGGCCCAGCGCGCCCTGGGGGTTCTCGGTCGAGAAGAACGGCACGCCGTAGGCGCGCGCGGTCAGCTCGCGCAGGGTCTCCTCGAACAGGATCAGGCCGACGTTGAAGTCGGGGTGCATCGCGCGCTGCTTGAAGTGCTCGTCCTCGAGCACGTCGTCGCCCGAGGCGTGGCCGAGCTCGAGCACCGCGTCCCACTTCTGATCGAGCCAGGCGAACCGGACGACGCCGGCGTTGATCTCGGCCTCCTTCTTGGTGTTGCGCGACGGGAACGGCACGCCGCCGAAGGTGGTGCCGCCGATCATGTAGCCCTCGCCCTCGCTCATCATCTTGCCGTAGCGGATCCGCCACCACAGGTCGGCGATCCACACGCTCGAGCCAGTGTCGACGCACGGGTACGGCGTGCCGTCGAAGGTGCCGCAGGTCTCGGTCGGATCGGTCAGGTCCGACGGCTGGGTCGAGCCCTCCTTGGCCGTGCGCAGCACGCCGTAGAACCCGAGGCGGAGCTCGTCGAGGAACGACTTCTTGTCCCAGTCGGGCTCGTTCCAGATCGCGAGCACGACGTGCTCGTTGACGTCGTCGTCGGAGCCGCGCGACAGGAAGCCCTGCTGCCCGAACGGCCGGAACTTGCGCTCGAAGTTCTCGAACGGCAAGAGCGGCGACTCCGCCAGCTTGTCGTAGGCGTAGCCGACGATCAGCGGGTGCTCGACCTTGCCGAGCTTCTTGAGCGTCCGGTAGATCGTGATCGGCCGGGTCACGAACAGGATGCGGTCGGCGGACGACCCGAAGTGGTTGTCGCCGAAGTCGTCGTCGAAGAAGTTGTCGAGGACCCGCCGCGCCGGCTCGCCCTTGGGCGACTCGGGGTCCATCCAGCCGGTGCCGCCGCCGTTGGCGAGCAGGCCCATGCCCCAGTGCGACGGCATGCGGCCGACGCGCATCAGGCCGACCGGCACCGGGAACTGCACCCAGGCCCGGCGGATCGTCACCGAGTCGCCGACCGGCCCGCCCAGGTAGCCCTGGTTGGAGCCGTCGGTCGCGAACAGCGGCGCGGTCGACAGGCCGTTGTTGTCGCCCCAGACGATGTCGTCGAGCGCGTCGATCTGGAAGTTGAGCCGCACCTGCTTGCCGAACTGCAACGACGGCATGAGCCGGAGCCGGCTCATGACGTAGCTGGTCGAGCGGATGTCGGGGATGATCAGCTGCTCGCCGTTGGGCGGGTACGAGGTGACCACCCGCGGCTGCGGCGCGAGGTTGGTGAGCACGACCGTGCGGGTACGGAAGTACCCCTCGGTGGCCCACTTCAGCTCGGTGAGGTCGGCGTGCGCCGGCGCGGCCAGCGCGAGTGCAGCCGCCCCGGCGGCGACGGAGATCAGGCGTCGGTTCATGGGTCCCCCGGACATCGACGCGACCATAACAGAAACGCCGCGGCCTTCGGGGCGCGCGGCGTCGGGTTCGCACGGACCGGCGCGGGCGGCCGGTCGCCCTGCTCACATGCGCTTGGGCTCGAACGAGCCGGTGATGACGGCGTTGCCCTCGACCGGCGACGGCAGCTCCGACAGCAGCGTCAGCGTGCCGGCGGCCAGCTCGGCCTCGGTGCGGAAGCCCCAGATCTGGATGAACGCCGGCGCGGTCTGCGGCGGCAGCTCGAGCACGACGAACAGGCCGTCCTTGTTCATGGTCGGCGACTGCGAGTGCCGGACCGGCAGGCTCGACGACGCGGCCGAGAAGTAGAACGTGATCGCGCCGGGCAGGTGGGCGACCGCGCCGGCGGTCGAGCTGACGGTCGCGACCGCGTTCGAGACCTCGCGGCCCTGGCAGTCGCGCAGCGCGCCGGCGAGCACGCCCTTGCTGTTGTCGCGGGTCACGCCGACGAACGCCGGCAGCGCGTTGGCGGTGGACTCGGCCACGGCGCTGATGTTGAGGTTCAGCGTCGGGTTGGCCGGGTTCAGGTACTGGTTCAGGAGGTAGGTCTTGACGTAGCTCGCGGCCTCGACCTTGAAGCCGTAGCGGGTCTCGCCCGCGGACAGCATCGGCAGCGACATCGCGAACTCGCCGCGGGTGGCGGCGACGTTGCTCGAGGTCGCCGTGGCGCTGTTGGCGGTCAGCATGATGCCGGGGAACGCCGTGACCGTGGCGTTGCCGACGTTCGGGCCGCCCTGGAAGTCCTCGATCGTCCCGGTCAGGGAGATCGACTGGGTCGACGGCTGATCGTCCGACGGGGTGTTCAGGCAGGTCCAGTCGGCGTCGCCGATCTCGGTCCAGACGCCCATCGACTTCATGTTGGCCTTGGTGATGGCGGTCGGGACCGGGAAGCCCGGGTTCTCGAGCATCGGCGCGTCGATGCCGCCGTCGGTGCCAGTGGAGCCACCGTCGTCGCCGCAGGCGGCGGCGAGGACGAACAGGGGAGCGAGACCGAGAGTGCAGATGCGGCGCATGGATCCTCCACAGAAAGCAAACGATGGGTGCGGGGCTCCCCCGCAAGAGCGTTTCGCGTTTTATCGGGGCGGGGGCCGGAATGCAACGCCCGTTTGCCCGCCCAGGCGCCACTTGGGCCACGTGGCAGTAGTCCGGCCGCCACGCGGTCGTGTACGATCGGGCATCGGTGCCTCGTCTAGGTGACATCCTCACGAAGCTCGGGTACTGCACCCCGGAGCAGGTGCAAGAAGGGCTCGCCGCGCAGGTGCTGTACGGCGCCCGGCTGGGCACCAACCTGATCGAGCTCGGGCACATCGACCTCGACCGCCTGGCCCGGGCCCTGGCGCGACGCACCAAGCTGCCGGCGGCCCTCGCCGGGCACTTCGAGCGGCGCGACCTGGCGATCCAGAGCCGGATCCCGGCCGACCTCGCGGCCAAGCTCCGGGCGGTGCCGCTCGGCAAGCTGGCCCACGACTCAGCCCGGGTGGCGGTGGCGGTCCGCGACCGCCTGACCGAGCACGCGCGCGGCGAGCTGGCGTACTGCCTCGACCTCGATCCCGAGCAGATCGTCGAGGCGATCGCGCCCGAGCTGCGCCTCTACTACCACCTCGAGCTGGCCTACCAGATCCCGCGCGCCAACCGGTTCCTGCGCGTCGATCGCGATCGCAGCGGCGTGATCTCGGTGCCCCAGGCGCCGCCGACGGCCGAGGACACCGACGTCGACGGCCCGTCGTGGACCGCCGAGCCCGGCACGTCGCCGCCGCCGATGCGGGGCCAGCCCGCGGCCAGCGGGCCGGTCAGCGACATCGAGCCGGCCGCGCTCGACTACCAGACCGCGCCGGCGGTCGACGACGAGATCGGGCGGGCCCGGCGCCGGTTCGTGCCGAAGCTGGGCCAGACCCAGCAGGCCGCGCTCGCCCGCATCGCGGTCCGCCAGGTCACGACCGAGGTCGGCCTGCGGCCGATCGAGGAGCGCGACGCCCCGGCCGCGCGCACGCGCGAGGAGCTCCTGCGCTCGATCCGGCGCGCGCCGACCCGGGATCGCGTCGCCGAGCTGGTGCTCGGCACGCTCGGCGACCTGCCGCGGGCGCCGCTCGACGTCGCGGCGCTCCTGGTCGTGCGTCAGCAGGTGGCGATCGGCTGGAAGGGCTACTGCCCTGAGGGCCAGGCCGCGATCGAGGCGCTGGCGTTCGCGCTCAGCGGCGACAGCGCGATCGCGCGCTGCTACCAGGCCGGGCGGGTCCAGGTCACCGCGGTCGCCGCGGCCACCACCACCGACGTCGACCGCGAGCTCTGGACCGTGCTGGGCGGCCGCCCGCCGACCGAGCTCGCGATCGCGCCGATCGCGATCGGCGATCAGATCGTGTGCCTGCTCTACGCCCACGGCCGGATGGAGCAGGACGACGTCGGCGCGCTGGTCGGCGAGCTGGCCGACGCCGCCGGCACCGCGTTCGCGCGGCTGCTGCGCGCGGCGCAGCGGTGACCGCGACCACGCTGGGATAGCCTGACGCCGTGACCAGCGCCGCCGCGCCCCCGCCCGAGACCGTCGAGTTTGGCAGCGATCGCGCCCTGGCGGTGCGCGGGTTCTTGCTCGAGGTGGTCGAGGGCGCCAAGCCGAGGTCGGTGCGCTCGACCGGGGGCCAGTGCGCGATCGGCTCGCACCCGTGCAACGGCCTGGTCGTCGACGACCCGACCGTCTCGCGCTTCCACTGCGAGCTGGTCGGCGACGCCCGCGGCGTGCGCGTGCGCGATCTCGGCAGCAAGAACGGCACGATCCTCGACGGGGTCCGCGTCCACGACGCCGAGCCCAAGGACGGCAGCCTGCTGCGCCTGGGCCGCGCGGTGGTGCGGGTGGCGCTGTCGGCGGAGACCCAGGCGCTCAAGCTGTCGCCGCGGCGCACCTTCGGCGGCCTCGTCGGCGAGTCGCCGCCGCTGCGCGCCGCGTTCGCGCTGCTCGAGCGCGCGGCCGCGACCACCGCGACGGTCTTGCTCGACGGCGAGACCGGCACCGGCAAGGGCGCGATGGCCGAGGCCGTCCACGCCGAGAGCGCGCGCCGCGACCGGCCGTTCGTCGTCGTCGACTGCGCGGCGCTGTCGCCGACCTTGCTCGACAGCGAGCTGTTCGGGCCCGAGCGCGGCGCGTTCACCGGCGCCGAGCGGGCGCGGATCGGCGCGTTCGAGGAGGCCGACGGCGGCACGCTGTTCCTCGACGAGATCGGCGAGCTGCCGCTCGAGCTCCAGCCCAAGCTGCTGCGCGTGCTCGAGAGCCGCGAGATCCGCCGGCTGGGCCAGGACACCCGCCGCCCGGTCGATCTCCGGCTGATCGCCGCGACCAACCGCGACCTGCGGGCCGAGGTCAACGCCGGCCGCTTCCGCGCCGACCTGTACTACCGCCTCGCGGTCGTGAAGATCACCGCGCCGCCGCTGCGGGCCCGGCCCGAGGATCTGCCCACGATCGTCGGCGCGATCCTCGCCTCGCTCGGGGCCGGCGCCGACGAGGTCGCCGCGATCACCGCGCCGGAGATGATGGCGCGCATGGCCGGCAGCGCCTGGCCCGGCAACGTCCGCGAGCTGCGCAACTACCTCGAGCGCAGCCTCCCAGGCCGACGCCGCTGACGCCGCGTGCCCGGCGCCGCTCCGTCGATGAGCCCGCTCCGGCAGCGCCTGCGCGTGCGCCTGACCGCGGCCCGGCCCACCGCCTCGGCGCGGGCGGCGTGAGGGCAGGTCGTGACACTGCCGGTGTGACACCTACCCGCGATCGGGACGATCGCCGTGACACCCGCCGGGTGACCTTGACCTGTCGCCCCGCTAGCGTCATGGTCCGCCCGTGACCGACGGCGCCGTCAAGAAGCACCGCCACGACCTCGGCCAGGAGGACCACGGACCGGTCCTCGCGGCCGGGACCACCCGCGCCATCCAGGGCCTGCTGGGCCTGTGGATCGCGGCGACCTTGTTCGCGCTGGTGTGGGCGATGGTCGACGCCGGCCACGGTCCGACGCCGCCGGCGAGCCCGACGGCGACCGAAGTGCGGTAGCGGTTCGTGGGGCTGATCCCCGACGAGACCATCGCCGACATCCGGGCCCGCGCCGACATCGTCTCGGTGATCGGCCAGCACGTCCAGCTCAAGCGCGCCGGGCGCAACTGGAAGGGCCTGTGCCCGTTCCACGGCGAGAAGTCGCCGTCGTTCAACGTCTCCCCCGACAAGGGCTTCTTCTACTGCTTCGGCTGCCAGAAGAAGGGCGACGTGTTCACCTTCGTGATGGAGCTGCAGGGCAAGAGCTTCCTCGAGGCGGCCGAGACCCTCGCGGCGCTGTGCGGCGTCACGATCCCCGAGACCTCGGGCAACCCCGAGATCGCCCGGGCCCGGGGCGAGCGCGCGGGCATGCTGGCCGTCAACAAGCTCGCGACCCAGTTCTTCGCCGAGACGCTGGCCAGCCCGCTCGGCGCGGCGGGGCGCGCCTACCTCGACGCGCGCGCGATCGGCGGCGAGCAGCGGGCGGCGTTCCAGCTCGGCTTCGCGCCCGCCGAGTGGCACGGCCTCGCCGACTTCCTCAAGGACCAGCGCGCCGACCTCGAGATGGCGGTCAAGGTCGGGCTGATCGCCCGGCAACCCAAGGCCGGCGGCTACTACGACCGCTTCCGCGA from Myxococcales bacterium encodes the following:
- a CDS encoding CPBP family intramembrane metalloprotease, translated to MTAAPGQPPSAPGLISPEDRRAGRDALLTWLVVAVLVASVVRIDVTLPLIGHLGSALVAVTLLYAPVVVAARRREDLLDYGFATAPVGKNVLYAGVALAIILPLFAAGYVAFYDTVCSTRDLRELAPPGTCRGWHGFAPHWPRQLGALAEFCAVQVVVVALPEELLFRGCLLGLLERRWPPRYRFLGGGVGWALVLSSLLFAVIHLPKAGDPRALATFFPGLLFGWIRSATGSIAGSVAVHASSNIWVRVLDLTFLR
- a CDS encoding sigma 54-interacting transcriptional regulator, with amino-acid sequence MTSAAAPPPETVEFGSDRALAVRGFLLEVVEGAKPRSVRSTGGQCAIGSHPCNGLVVDDPTVSRFHCELVGDARGVRVRDLGSKNGTILDGVRVHDAEPKDGSLLRLGRAVVRVALSAETQALKLSPRRTFGGLVGESPPLRAAFALLERAAATTATVLLDGETGTGKGAMAEAVHAESARRDRPFVVVDCAALSPTLLDSELFGPERGAFTGAERARIGAFEEADGGTLFLDEIGELPLELQPKLLRVLESREIRRLGQDTRRPVDLRLIAATNRDLRAEVNAGRFRADLYYRLAVVKITAPPLRARPEDLPTIVGAILASLGAGADEVAAITAPEMMARMAGSAWPGNVRELRNYLERSLPGRRR